TAAGAAAGCAAAACAGTGAAAGAGGAACATGgttttcttaaaattataaagTAACAATACTGATATTCAAGCTTCATTAATTATTGCAACAGTTAAGCACTTAATTTACCAATAGTTCATGTTAGGAAGTCTCTTTATGAAATTTATTCAAGTTGTGAAAAGATTAGATGAAAGTGTAAAAAAGGAAACACAGGTGAATTTTACTTCTGATTTTCACTGAACATAGATATCATACAATTTTACAGTGTCACCTAataacaatctttaaaaaaacccTCAAGTATACAGAAATGTGAAATGCAGGAAGTTTATCTTTTACACTTTTGACTTGAGAGACAGCAATTTAACCATGACACGGAGTTTATGTAACAAACGCAGCAATGAATAAAACTCAACACCAGTGGGATGCTGCCATCCTCTACCCGAGGAACATGTTCTTATGGCTGTGAACTTGGGATCTGAGTTTCAGAGCTAACAGTTGAACACACGTGCTTTTACACGGCGAGCCCCAGGCTTCACTGTCTCCAGACTGACATTGCCTATCCCTGGGAATACTATGTGGCACTGTGATGAAGGGACAGCATGTGGTGGTGCCGGTAGCCCAAGGTGAAAGGCATAGTGCCACTTCTGGACCAAAGAAAGGGCCTGGCGAGTGGAGTGTGTCCCCACAAGTTCCCAGGATGGCGGGCAGACCAATCTTGGTATGTATAACCCAACCTGGACCACAGGCTACACCTCCGAGTTGTTCATCAGGCCTACATGCAGAAGGGCACAGGGGCTCCATGGCTGAGAAATGAGACCTCAACAGTGGACACACCCACTGTAGTGGTGCTAACTGGACCCTACCTCCCCACACTCACTGGTGCAGTGTGGACACAGGGACCTGGAAGACCCCTTCAGCCATGCCTGCATCCACTTCATTCGGTCCACTCATCGGTCACCAGAAAAGCCATCACTCAACTCTGTTCCAAGTTCTTCCTAGGACAGTGAGACAGATGGTGGCATTTGGGTGTCCACAGCCTTTCCTGCCCTATGCCTTGTTCCCCCTCAGACTTTGAGCTTGCTCAATAAAAGAAAACCTCTCTCCAGGCAAGAGGTGACAGGACTGTGTAGACGTGCGCAAGGCAGTTTCACCAATCAGCACAGCCTTACTATGGtaaaatttcttaaatttcaaaatggggcctggagagatggcttagcggttaaggcatttgcctgcgaatcctaaggattcaggtttgattcctcagtacccacgtaagccagatgcacaatgtgttgcatgtgtctggagttcatttgcagtggctggaggccctggcatgcccattctctgtctctgccctgcctctgtctctcaaataaataaaaaatatttttaaaaattcagaatgcagccaggcatggtggcacatgcctttaatcccagcactcaggaggcagaggtaggagaatcgccatgagtttaagatcaccctgagactatggagtgaattccaggtcagcctgtgctagagcaagactctaccttgaaaaacaaacaaaacaaaatttcaaaatgcACCCCAGGATGGGAAGGGATGAAGAGAAAAGGctgtctagctgggtgtggtggtgcacgtctttaatcccagcactggggagggtgaggtaggaggatcgctgtgagttcaaggccactctgagactacagagtgaattccaggtcagcctgggctagagtgagaccctacctcaaacaaacaaaagcaaaaagtggCTGTCTGGCTGTCTTGTCTGGGAGCCTTGCACCCCCTTCTCTTGCAGCTCTGAACCTGCTAGGCCTTGGATTAGGCCAAGTACTTGAGACGACTACCGGCGCCCACCTGGGGTGAGAGGTGTGTAAACACCCACAGAGAGTGGAAAGCTTCCGATCGTAGCCTTTAGTGCCACCTAATTTTGTGGCAGGCaagaattctaccactgaaccaccaaTGCAGATGTCCCTCTCAATTTCGGAGTGTCTCTAAGCTGCTCAGGGCTGCTTGCTTTCTCTCCACcccaagctgtttttttttttttttttttaaagcagctctCAAGAGAACACTTCCAAATTCCATCAGGCCAAAAGACAAAGTTACTGCTATGTAAGTAAATTTGGAGGCCAAAGCTATGAGCTGTTGTCCACTCCCTCTGGTACATTTGCTTTTAAAACAAGGCatgggccgggtatggtggcacatgcatttaatcccagcacactttaatcccagaaggcagaggtaggaggagcgccatgaattcgaggccaccccaagactacagtgaattccaggtcggcaccagctggagtgagaccctacctcaaaaaaacaaaaaaataaaaggcggCATGGCTTCTAGACCTCTCTCAGGTGGGCTGAGCCAGGGCTCACAGGTGACctgagtgcttgcctggcacatGTGAGTCCCTGAGTTCTGTCCTCAGCACCATGTGCAGTCAAGAAGGGCTGGACTCCCTCAACAAAGCCATGGTACCAACGTGCTggagaggggtggagggagggtgggCAGAGCACGGGGAGGCACGGCTGTGCTCTCTGAAGGCTCCTGCTGTGTCTGACTGCTCTCACTGGGCCCTACAGCGTGGATGTATTTCACCTGTGCTTTCCACTGGTGCCGGTTAAGCCCACATTGACAAAGTGGTAACAGCCTCTTCTTGCCAAACAGTTTTATTCCAGGGGTTGGGTTACAAAAGATCTTGCTCATTATAATGTTTAAGttaaaaaactgaaaagtttCACTTAGTAAGCTCAAAGTTTGAAGAGAATGCTACAAAACTGCTCCCCAAATGTCTTGGCTACTACGGAAGCAGCGTGGCACTGTGCTTCATCCTTGGGAGATCAGGAGCCCCACCCCCATCTGCAGGAGAAGGGGAGCCCATCCACCCTCCAGTGCCCTCTTCTGGAGCTGGCGCACCTTAGTTCTGGTCTTGGAGAACACCTTGCACTCTGTCCTCCTGCCTGCAGAAGTGCTCTGCCGGCTGTCAAAGAAAGGGGCAGGAGTCAGTCAGGGGGGCAGAGTGGAGCTGGGGTAGCATCGCCCTGCATGCAGGACACTCAGGGTCAGGCCATGTAGCCAGGACAGCCCTCACTGGGGCTGGCCTTGGCTCCCAGGCGCCGAACCTAGCAGGGGAATCCCAGGGAGGGGATGAGACACAGCAAGGGGCCCCAGATAGGGTTCCAGACAGACAGCAAGGATACTGTTCATCAGCAGAAACTGAATGCGACTGGGACGAAACTCCAAATCCCAAATGGTGACATGACCAGTTTTAGAGCTGGGGTGTAGAAAGATACACAGGCCTTCTTTAAACAAAATCTCAGAGCCTGTTTTTTAAGGAAAAAGTAGTATCCTCCTCTTGCTCTATCTATCTCCCCACCCTGCCCCATTCCCACCCAGAAGCTAACTCGTAAGTCACCCTGTCAGTGCCCTTGCAGTTATTCCCTGATCCCAGCAGGGACAGGGCAGGGAGTGTGGAAGAGCCCTTGGCACACACTCCGACTCCCCTGTCAGGGAGTGGCATCTTCAGCATGAGCTTTGCCATAAATGCTACTTACCTGTGTCCGGCCACTCTCTGTTCAGGCCAAGCACAAAGTCTTGAATTTGGAAACTGCACACTCAATGCCTCAGAAGCATTTGACAGTGAAACCTCTAGAACTATGTAAGCATATAAAACTGCACACACAGGATTCATTACTACCCATCCCACCTAGCAGTTCAATTTGGCCTCCAAAGTCATTGAGGCAGTCTATAGGATAGCAGTCTTTAGATAAGTTAACCTTTAGGAACAAAGGACCAAAGTTTCAAGGTAGACAGGACATTGGCATTGCCATGAAGTGCTGCTCAAGAGTTGTGGACTGCCCTGGACACAGGTGAGATTCCCTGGAAGGTCTGTGACCTTAGGTGGCAGTCCACCGCCACGGCTTTCACACTGCACAGAATTTCGCATTATACAGAAGCTATTGGCACTGAGAAGCAGGGGCAGGGTTACAGGTCCTCCATAACAGCATGGTGGCAAGTGGAAGGGGCCTGGGAGCCCAAGTTGGCTGTGTTAGAACACAGTGCCACTGCTCTGACACTTCCATAAACAGAAACACTATGGGGTCTTTACTACTTAAACCAATATAAAGTACCATTACCACAAAAGTGTGCCAAACAGAAGTTCCTATACACCCCAAATAAGTTAACAAAATAATTATCATCTTGACACAAAATATGCACCTCAAAAAATCTCCTCCTCCACTGTGAAAACTGGAATTTGAAAACAAACTCAGTGAGCAGCTGAGAAGATCTAAGGAACTGGAACCAAACCCTGCcattccccatctcagtctctcacaGAAGCGGGAGTCCACAGAGCACTACTCCAGTAGCTACTGGCCACCAGGGAGCTGAAGGAGGCTCTGAGGGAAGGATTGCGGGCCCTAGGCCAGCATCTACATCCTAAGAGTCACCCTGGACGCATAGCCACCATCCAGGAATATAAAAGGGAAACTGCCCTTGTGCTTccctctggggaactgaacccacccACATAATCCATGAGGAAGTTCCCTCAGCCTAAGGAACTAATGGTCTAACCAAAGCAGAGCTGAGGAGCCTACCCATGACCTCTAACCATACAGTTCTGAGCCGAAAAACAAAGATAACCCCCCACCCTGACCAACAAACTAACAAAGCTTCCTTTCCCCTggctgggaggaaaaaaaaaaaaaaaaaaacccaagcagCGCCAGTCTCAGCTGGTATGGCAAGAGGCTCCTCCTAACAACTGCCACTGGTACCTCGGCCACAGCGCATTGTCCAGGCTTTGGGACAAATGAAGATTTCAGTGCACAGTTTCAATCAGAGTTCTACAaactgcttctttgaaaaaagatgtttattaaacaattttaattgtcataaaatgactaaaatgggttttaaaaattaaggctCTTCTCTTTCTGTGGATTGCCAGACAATGTAAAAATAATATCAATCAACCCTGATGAAACACTTTGTTCCTAAAGTTAAATTTCATAGATTCCTAaacattttaagatttaaaaatttgaCTATAAATGACAATTAATGGCCATCTGTACTGAACACACACTGATCAGGTGTACAATAGTCTAGTTGAATAGTTAAGCAAAAATATTCCAGTTAAAGCATAAATTTTAATTTGAGCATTTTAAAGTCATTATTCTTCCACACTCATGATTTCCCTAAAATTGAAATAGTCTGATACAGGAATGCTAACCTTGGGGCTCTATATATTCCCAGAGGATGACTGACTTGGGCTGGCAATTagtttgattatatatttttaaatgctctaAGGTGAATTATCAAATGATTCAGAATTACATGGCATGCAGTATCCAAAATTATGGCTCTGATGCATTTAGATTTACAATAAGAGTAAGAAGTGTCATTCACATTCATTGTACACCCCACCCCTCCcacaagaaaaaaatcactaCCTAGTCAAGTTCTAGAGCTGGTACAGCATTAAGGGTTAAAACTTACCACTTTACCAGGCCTTCCCCATGTGCAAATAAATCCCTCCTGACAAGCAGTGACTATACAGTCTTCAAGAAAAATTAATACAGTCAGTCTTTCATGAGCTATCTTTTTACAGATCAGCGGCTCTAACAAGGGAACATCTTCCATCCGAGGACACAGGGGAGTTCCCAAAGTTTTAGCTGGGTCCGTTTTGGTTTTAGTAACTAGATTCAGTTTGTCACTGCTCTTGCTAGAAATGTGTCCCATGCTATGGTTTCGTTTATGGTCTTTCTCGTGGTGTCTTTCTTTCCGGTCATGCAGTGAGAGAGTTGCAAACTTGCTGACTCCAGAGGCAATGGCCCCGTCCATGACACTACTTTTGCTGCCGGCATTTGAGACAGCTGAATGGGGAAGGCTATTGGACCGTGGCAGCGGAGGGGGCACAGAGTTCCCGGGCGTTGTGACGCTGTTCCCATTGCTTCCAGCAGGGGGACTTGTGGCATTCATGACATTTGTATGTGTCCTTGCTCTGGAGAGGGGCTGGTGTGGGAAAAGGATGTCTTCTGTAAGGTCCCATAAACACAGTTGTGTATCTTGGCCCACAGAACCAAACCGATAGGTGACACTTACAGGGCGGCTGTCTGTAGAGTTCCGTTTGGACAGCCTGGACTGAGTACTGTTTGCTCGATCTCTGCCAAAATGGAGAAGGTCCTGGAAGTCCTCATCACTGCCACTGAACTCCATAGGGTCACTTTCTTCCACACTGGTAGTATAGGGATCAAACGCCACAACACTGACCCAGGATTTGTGCccatggcctctagctattaCTCGGCAGTCTAGAAAGGACCAGACTGTCACCAAGTCGTCCTCTCCACCTGTTACAATGTATTTGCCGTCAGGGCTCCAGCACACACAGAGCAAGCCCCCAAAGTAGCTTTTCATCGTACCATGCAGCTCCACTGAGTCGAAGTTGAACACGCGCAGAAACCCGTCCTGGCTCACGCACGCTAAGAACTTGCCATCTGGGGAGAAAGCAAACTCGTTGAGGGCCCCCTCGCCCACCGTCCACTTAAGGAGAGGGTTCCTTGTGGATTTGCTCTTGCAAGTGTGCACGGCAAAGCTCTCTCCCTGCTTCAGAAGCTGGTAGTGGGGGGCTGTGGTGCCACAAGTGTGCTCCACATTATATAAGTACATGTTCCCACTCGAATGGGCTACTAGGAAAAGGCTTTCCGAACCAGGAACCCATTTGACACAGGTTACGCGTGACTTGTCTATTAGtctctgtgaagacaaaggagaaCAAGTTATCACAATGGAGAAGTTTTAAAGGTTTACTTTTCCAGAAAGCAAACTTGTCTGCTTCTCGATGAGAAGGAAAAGTCCATCCAGGCACTCCATGTTTATCATGTGGTCAGCTGAGCCAGGGAAGAGCACACGGCCCCTTTCTAGAACTGCACTTGGGTGTTGGACCACTGTCTTTTACTGAGGGAGTCAGTCATTCCACAAACCTCTGCAGAGAGCCTACTCTGTGCCAGACATGGAGCCAGCTCAGGGCACACTGGTGAGAGAGCCCTTGAACACTTCCTTTCTTATGCAGGAGTGTCTGCATCTGAACTCCACACAGCTATAGCGGTTTCCTTTCTGtaaggacatgggcacaagagctaCACTCACAGCTTTCTTTGCATTTATTGTCCCTGCAGGTCACAAGCTGACTACATATGTCCCTTGCTTGCTGTGGTTGCTCCAGGCAGGGTCACCTGCAGCCTGTGGCCAGTAGCACACAGGACCTGAAGAGCATTGCCTCAGCCTGACAGGGCCCCTGCATTCACTGCGGCTTCCCCCACATGCTGGCCTGGGAGTACCTTTACCCTTATCTCCTCGAAATTCTCTCTGGAATGAATTGGTATTTAAAGAAATCACTAGACATTTAACTTAGGAGTCTGTGCTCCGTCACTACCATTCTATTTCCATGCTCATTTCTGGTCCACTGACCTAGTTgcctttttcttctggtttttcaaaggagggtctcactctagcacaggctgacctggaattcactctgtattctcaggttggcctcgaactcacggtgatcctcctacttctgcctcttgagtgctggaaataaaggagcgcaccaccatgcccagcatagttAGTTGCCACCCCCTTCcccccagggtagggtctcactttgcccaggctgatctggaattcactctgtagtctcaggctggcttcaaactcacggcaatccttctacctctgcctcccaagtgctgggagtaaaagcgtgtgccaccacacttggccctaGTTGCCTTTTTAACTGCCATGAATTGGTagtcttgtctttaaaaaaaaaaaaattccaaagaggactagagaaatagcttagcagttaaggtgcttgcctgcaaagcctaaggacccaggttggactctccaggtcccacataaaccagatgcacatggtggtgcatgcatctggagttcatttgccctggcacccattacctctctttctctgtccttctaaTACGTacatacataataataataaaaaaatccaaagaacaaaagcaaaaagtgAAAACCAGCCAGATGCACTGTACatactccttctctgtctctaccaTGACAGTCATGGAAGCACAAAGCTTTCACAGGCCAGGGGACCCTCTTTAGGCCATGTGGGCTCAAAAATCACATCACTAGAAATCCCCAAGTCCTGCCTAGAACTCCTACCACCAAATGTTTTCTGCTATACCTCTGCCCTCCACTGGGGCAGCCCAAAGGGCTTAAATTCTACCATCGCACCTTACTGGTTGGGACTCCCCTGAGTTTCAGAGAGCCATCAGGGCACAGTGACGTGACCTGAAGCCTAGCAACCTGCCTAGTTGGTTTAGTGACCATGTATGTGTTTGCTATGTGTGTTGCTTTACAGAAAATGACAGACATgaaataacttgatctctttttttttttttaaagacgggGGCTGGGAGtatagcatgcatgaggctctgggttccatacCCAACACTGCAAAACATATtgatagtaaataataaaaataaataaaaggatggaAGAGAAATTGAGTCATGCAAGCCCATGGCACAGAAACTGAAGGAGGTTAGAGAACAAATGGCCCTGACAGGGAAGAGCAGGGGCCTGAAACCTGCCCAGCAAACAGGCCAAAGAGGCTTTAAAATCTATAGTTTGGGCAAAGAGCAGCATGACCGGCCCTCTTAAATCCACAGGCCCTGTTCTTAGGGCACAGTCAACAATTTTATCCCCTGCTTGGTGACCTACCTATCAAAGGTACCTGACCTACAAGAATATCAACAGCCTAATAAAAACCTAGCAGTACTCTGGTCAAAATTTCTTCAGAAAGGGCTGAGGTAATTTGCATGGGAGATCATAGCCTCTGGTAGAAGGGGCTGTCAGGAAGGTGCAGGGATCACACTGATAGTAGGTTAAGGAGCTCTGCCACATTCTGTTTACTATGGCCAGGCTGTCCCAGGCTCTATGGGAGTTTATGCTTGACCCTGTCTAAGGTGGGCTTGCTCAGCTAGCTCAAGGCTGGAACCAAACTATTGTTCTGATCCTAGCCCAGTTTTTCCAACATCACCTCACTGTTAACTACTATTCTGCATGGAACACTTTAAGAACATGAAAATATCTACATTATGAGTAGGAGTAAATTTTACTTAGGGCTTTAAAAagtacaacagagagagagaaaagccaggagtggtgatacac
The nucleotide sequence above comes from Jaculus jaculus isolate mJacJac1 chromosome 7, mJacJac1.mat.Y.cur, whole genome shotgun sequence. Encoded proteins:
- the Wdr20 gene encoding WD repeat-containing protein 20 isoform X7, with amino-acid sequence MKSYFGGLLCVCWSPDGKYIVTGGEDDLVTVWSFLDCRVIARGHGHKSWVSVVAFDPYTTSVEESDPMEFSGSDEDFQDLLHFGRDRANSTQSRLSKRNSTDSRPVSVTYRFGSVGQDTQLCLWDLTEDILFPHQPLSRARTHTNVMNATSPPAGSNGNSVTTPGNSVPPPLPRSNSLPHSAVSNAGSKSSVMDGAIASGVSKFATLSLHDRKERHHEKDHKRNHSMGHISSKSSDKLNLVTKTKTDPAKTLGTPLCPRMEDVPLLEPLICKKIAHERLTVLIFLEDCIVTACQEGFICTWGRPGKVPAEHFCRQEDRVQGVLQDQN
- the Wdr20 gene encoding WD repeat-containing protein 20 isoform X6, whose amino-acid sequence is MYLYNVEHTCGTTAPHYQLLKQGESFAVHTCKSKSTRNPLLKWTVGEGALNEFAFSPDGKFLACVSQDGFLRVFNFDSVELHGTMKSYFGGLLCVCWSPDGKYIVTGGEDDLVTVWSFLDCRVIARGHGHKSWVSVVAFDPYTTSVEESDPMEFSGSDEDFQDLLHFGRDRANSTQSRLSKRNSTDSRPVSVTYRFGSVGQDTQLCLWDLTEDILFPHQPLSRARTHTNVMNATSPPAGSNGNSVTTPGNSVPPPLPRSNSLPHSAVSNAGSKSSVMDGAIASGVSKFATLSLHDRKERHHEKDHKRNHSMGHISSKSSDKLNLVTKTKTDPAKTLGTPLCPRMEDVPLLEPLICKKIAHERLTVLIFLEDCIVTACQEGFICTWGRPGKVPAEHFCRQEDRVQGVLQDQN
- the Wdr20 gene encoding WD repeat-containing protein 20 isoform X3, with the translated sequence MATEGGGKEMNEIKTQFTTREGLYKLLPHSEYSRPNRVPFNSQGSNPVRVSFVNLNDQSGNGDRLCFNVGRELYFYIYKGVRKRLIDKSRVTCVKWVPGSESLFLVAHSSGNMYLYNVEHTCGTTAPHYQLLKQGESFAVHTCKSKSTRNPLLKWTVGEGALNEFAFSPDGKFLACVSQDGFLRVFNFDSVELHGTMKSYFGGLLCVCWSPDGKYIVTGGEDDLVTVWSFLDCRVIARGHGHKSWVSVVAFDPYTTSVEESDPMEFSGSDEDFQDLLHFGRDRANSTQSRLSKRNSTDSRPVSVTYRFGSVGQDTQLCLWDLTEDILFPHQPLSRARTHTNVMNATSPPAGSNGNSVTTPGNSVPPPLPRSNSLPHSAVSNAGSKSSVMDGAIASGVSKFATLSLHDRKERHHEKDHKRNHSMGHISSKSSDKLNLVTKTKTDPAKTLGTPLCPRMEDVPLLEPLICKKIAHERLTVLIFLEDCIVTACQEGFICTWGRPGKVPAEHFCRQEDRVQGVLQDQN
- the Wdr20 gene encoding WD repeat-containing protein 20 isoform X1, coding for MATEGGGKEMNEIKTQFTTREGLYKLLPHSEYSRPNRVPFNSQGSNPVRVSFVNLNDQSGNGDRLCFNVGRELYFYIYKGVRKAADLSKPIDKRIYKGTQPTCHDFNHLTATAESVSLLVGFSAGQVQLIDPIKKETSKLFNEERLIDKSRVTCVKWVPGSESLFLVAHSSGNMYLYNVEHTCGTTAPHYQLLKQGESFAVHTCKSKSTRNPLLKWTVGEGALNEFAFSPDGKFLACVSQDGFLRVFNFDSVELHGTMKSYFGGLLCVCWSPDGKYIVTGGEDDLVTVWSFLDCRVIARGHGHKSWVSVVAFDPYTTSVEESDPMEFSGSDEDFQDLLHFGRDRANSTQSRLSKRNSTDSRPVSVTYRFGSVGQDTQLCLWDLTEDILFPHQPLSRARTHTNVMNATSPPAGSNGNSVTTPGNSVPPPLPRSNSLPHSAVSNAGSKSSVMDGAIASGVSKFATLSLHDRKERHHEKDHKRNHSMGHISSKSSDKLNLVTKTKTDPAKTLGTPLCPRMEDVPLLEPLICKKIAHERLTVLIFLEDCIVTACQEGFICTWGRPGKVPAEHFCRQEDRVQGVLQDQN
- the Wdr20 gene encoding WD repeat-containing protein 20 isoform X4, producing MTPERPLAQAADLSKPIDKRIYKGTQPTCHDFNHLTATAESVSLLVGFSAGQVQLIDPIKKETSKLFNEERLIDKSRVTCVKWVPGSESLFLVAHSSGNMYLYNVEHTCGTTAPHYQLLKQGESFAVHTCKSKSTRNPLLKWTVGEGALNEFAFSPDGKFLACVSQDGFLRVFNFDSVELHGTMKSYFGGLLCVCWSPDGKYIVTGGEDDLVTVWSFLDCRVIARGHGHKSWVSVVAFDPYTTSVEESDPMEFSGSDEDFQDLLHFGRDRANSTQSRLSKRNSTDSRPVSVTYRFGSVGQDTQLCLWDLTEDILFPHQPLSRARTHTNVMNATSPPAGSNGNSVTTPGNSVPPPLPRSNSLPHSAVSNAGSKSSVMDGAIASGVSKFATLSLHDRKERHHEKDHKRNHSMGHISSKSSDKLNLVTKTKTDPAKTLGTPLCPRMEDVPLLEPLICKKIAHERLTVLIFLEDCIVTACQEGFICTWGRPGKVPAEHFCRQEDRVQGVLQDQN
- the Wdr20 gene encoding WD repeat-containing protein 20 isoform X5; translated protein: MKVARPVAVQRLIDKSRVTCVKWVPGSESLFLVAHSSGNMYLYNVEHTCGTTAPHYQLLKQGESFAVHTCKSKSTRNPLLKWTVGEGALNEFAFSPDGKFLACVSQDGFLRVFNFDSVELHGTMKSYFGGLLCVCWSPDGKYIVTGGEDDLVTVWSFLDCRVIARGHGHKSWVSVVAFDPYTTSVEESDPMEFSGSDEDFQDLLHFGRDRANSTQSRLSKRNSTDSRPVSVTYRFGSVGQDTQLCLWDLTEDILFPHQPLSRARTHTNVMNATSPPAGSNGNSVTTPGNSVPPPLPRSNSLPHSAVSNAGSKSSVMDGAIASGVSKFATLSLHDRKERHHEKDHKRNHSMGHISSKSSDKLNLVTKTKTDPAKTLGTPLCPRMEDVPLLEPLICKKIAHERLTVLIFLEDCIVTACQEGFICTWGRPGKVPAEHFCRQEDRVQGVLQDQN
- the Wdr20 gene encoding WD repeat-containing protein 20 isoform X2; this encodes MATEGGGKEMNEIKTQFTTREGLYKLLPHSEYSRPNRVPFNSQGSNPVRVSFVNLNDQSGNGDRLCFNVGRELYFYIYKGVRKAADLSKPIDKRIYKGTQPTCHDFNHLTATAESVSLLVGFSAGQVQLIDPIKKETSKLFNEERLIDKSRVTCVKWVPGSESLFLVAHSSGNMYLYNVEHTCGTTAPHYQLLKQGESFAVHTCKSKSTRNPLLKWTVGEGALNEFAFSPDGKFLACVSQDGFLRVFNFDSVELHGTMKSYFGGLLCVCWSPDGKYIVTGGEDDLVTVWSFLDCRVIARGHGHKSWVSVVAFDPYTTSVEESDPMEFSGSDEDFQDLLHFGRDRANSTQSRLSKRNSTDSRPVSVTYRFGSVGQDTQLCLWDLTEDILFPHQPLSRARTHTNVMNATSPPAGSNGNSVTTPGNSVPPPLPRSNSLPHSAVSNAGSKSSVMDGAIASGVSKFATLSLHDRKERHHEKDHKRNHSMGHISSKSSDKLNLVTKTKTDPAKTLGTPLCPRMEDVPLLEPLICKKIAHERLTVLIFLEDCIVTACQEGFICTWGRPGKVGLLSSPGQASSPGGTVV